Proteins from one Algicella marina genomic window:
- the lpxC gene encoding UDP-3-O-acyl-N-acetylglucosamine deacetylase, which translates to MQTSLTQDVQFVGTGLHSGRPARLTLHPASVDHGIWFRRTDERERDNLIPAKFDAVSDTRLNTRLSNAAGVSVSTVEHLMAALAGCGLHNVLIDIDGPEVPIMDGSAKRFVREILAAGLVQQRAPIRALRILKTVEHREGDAEVRLEPFEGFRISFEIDFPDAAIGRQDASFDMQNGTFVRELSDCRTFCRRADVDAMQAAGLALGGSLDNAIVVEGGDVLNPGGFRRANECVRHKMLDALGDLSLAGMPIIGHYTGKRAGHGPSNRLLRTLFATPGAFEVVTCTEEQTRRLPGFGIRPSDLAKVG; encoded by the coding sequence GTGCAGACAAGTTTGACACAGGACGTACAGTTCGTTGGCACGGGTCTGCATTCTGGCAGGCCCGCGCGCCTGACGTTGCACCCGGCCAGCGTCGATCATGGCATCTGGTTTCGCCGCACCGACGAGCGGGAGCGGGACAACCTGATTCCGGCGAAGTTCGATGCCGTCTCCGACACGCGTCTGAACACACGGCTGAGCAATGCGGCCGGCGTTTCCGTCTCCACGGTCGAGCATCTCATGGCCGCGCTCGCCGGGTGCGGACTGCACAACGTGCTGATCGATATTGATGGGCCGGAAGTTCCGATCATGGATGGCAGTGCCAAACGCTTCGTGCGCGAGATCCTGGCCGCAGGGCTGGTTCAGCAGCGGGCACCGATCCGGGCGTTGCGCATTCTGAAGACTGTCGAGCACCGGGAAGGCGATGCCGAGGTAAGGCTGGAGCCGTTCGAGGGATTCCGCATCAGTTTCGAGATTGACTTTCCGGATGCTGCCATCGGGCGTCAGGATGCTTCCTTCGACATGCAGAACGGCACCTTTGTGCGCGAGCTGTCCGACTGCCGCACCTTCTGCCGCCGTGCCGATGTCGATGCAATGCAGGCGGCGGGGCTGGCTCTGGGCGGTTCGCTGGACAATGCCATCGTCGTCGAGGGTGGCGATGTACTGAACCCCGGCGGCTTCCGCCGGGCGAACGAGTGTGTGCGCCACAAGATGCTGGATGCGCTGGGTGACCTTTCGCTGGCGGGAATGCCGATCATCGGCCACTACACGGGCAAGAGAGCGGGCCACGGCCCTTCCAACCGGTTGCTGCGCACGTTGTTCGCGACGCCTGGTGCTTTCGAGGTGGTGACCTGCACTGAAGAACAGACACGGCGCCTGCCCGGTTTCGGGATCCGTCCGTCCGACCTCGCCAAGGTCGGCTGA
- a CDS encoding outer membrane protein assembly factor BamD has product MTSVCRRILKGLASFLIVASVAACGVFGEPEVPVESRSAEELFLTAEFDLEEGRPLRAARMFDEVERLYPYSEWAKRAMMMSAFAYYDARYFAESRSAAERYLDFFPADEDAAYAQYLIALSYYDQIVDVTRDQASTFDALQELRATIERYPDSDYAKSAELKFDLALDHLAGKEMEVGRYYLKKGHFSAAINRFRVVVEDFQTTQHTAEALHRLIECYLSLGLFDEAQTAGAILGYNYQGSPWYEDSYKLLTAQGLEAEAKGQGWLTRIYRQVIQGKWL; this is encoded by the coding sequence ATGACTTCTGTGTGCCGTAGAATTCTCAAGGGTTTGGCGAGCTTTCTTATTGTAGCGTCCGTCGCCGCCTGCGGTGTTTTCGGTGAACCGGAAGTTCCGGTGGAATCGCGGTCCGCCGAAGAGCTTTTTTTGACAGCGGAATTTGATCTTGAGGAAGGCCGGCCGCTGCGGGCGGCGCGAATGTTCGATGAGGTCGAGCGACTCTATCCCTATTCCGAATGGGCGAAGCGGGCGATGATGATGTCGGCGTTTGCCTATTACGACGCTCGTTACTTTGCGGAAAGCCGGTCAGCGGCCGAACGCTATCTCGATTTCTTCCCGGCCGACGAGGATGCCGCCTATGCGCAATACCTGATCGCGTTGAGCTACTACGACCAGATCGTGGATGTGACCCGTGACCAGGCATCGACCTTCGACGCCTTGCAGGAATTGCGGGCGACGATCGAGCGGTATCCCGACAGCGACTATGCCAAATCGGCAGAACTGAAATTCGATCTCGCGCTTGACCATTTGGCCGGCAAGGAGATGGAGGTTGGCCGCTACTACCTGAAGAAGGGGCATTTCTCGGCGGCGATCAATCGGTTCCGGGTGGTGGTTGAGGATTTCCAGACGACCCAGCATACGGCGGAAGCGCTGCACAGGCTGATTGAATGCTACCTGTCTCTGGGCCTGTTCGACGAAGCGCAGACGGCGGGTGCCATTCTCGGATACAACTATCAGGGTTCGCCCTGGTACGAGGACAGCTACAAGCTGCTTACAGCGCAGGGGCTGGAAGCCGAGGCAAAAGGCCAGGGGTGGCTGACGCGGATCTACCGCCAGGTTATCCAGGGCAAGTGGCTCTGA